The following proteins are co-located in the Paraburkholderia phytofirmans PsJN genome:
- a CDS encoding ATP-binding protein gives MTRRLRVGPVITSVGASGCDMIFCNRVMQSFGGRIRIVSAPGAGTTVTLECPNLKDRIRSYP, from the coding sequence ATGACGCGGCGTTTGCGGGTCGGCCCGGTTATCACGAGCGTCGGCGCGAGCGGCTGCGACATGATTTTCTGCAACCGCGTCATGCAGTCCTTCGGCGGGAGGATCAGGATCGTATCCGCGCCCGGCGCCGGCACGACCGTGACGCTGGAATGCCCAAATTTGAAAGATCGAATCAGGAGTTACCCATGA
- a CDS encoding response regulator produces MSDTIANQTPPPAILFVDDEATAVKYFERAIGAIAPVVTGASVEDGKAMLDAHAASLAVLVSDQRMPGEYGNELLRYARERYPHIVRILTTAYSELDQTVEAVNQGQIHRYIKKPWDISALRMEMKQALELAGLRKERDQLVREKLSVLQTQTVATRIGIVQTLCASLIGPGRFQPVETYLAGADLAGTRNVEPDWQRMDYADLVRVESEGSGSFGHAVSTRLAQLRTQNAGRSAAEAVQVFTEVLGAAVRGDGDALIWTSPATLSEFLTRPVAQPVSAEHAGWLACLLWLEEAGGALRCVREGDTIVCRAGTRAASFATDRLALWIERFSERAFD; encoded by the coding sequence ATGAGCGATACGATTGCCAACCAGACACCGCCCCCGGCGATTCTGTTCGTTGATGACGAAGCCACCGCGGTCAAATACTTCGAGCGCGCCATCGGCGCAATCGCGCCGGTGGTGACGGGCGCCTCCGTGGAGGACGGCAAGGCAATGCTGGATGCCCACGCCGCCAGCCTGGCCGTGCTGGTGTCCGACCAGCGCATGCCGGGCGAATATGGCAACGAACTTCTGCGCTACGCGCGCGAGCGCTATCCGCACATCGTCCGGATTCTGACCACCGCCTATTCGGAGCTGGACCAGACCGTCGAGGCCGTCAACCAGGGCCAGATACATCGCTATATCAAGAAGCCTTGGGACATCAGCGCGCTGCGCATGGAGATGAAGCAGGCGCTGGAGCTGGCGGGACTGCGCAAGGAACGCGACCAGCTCGTGCGCGAGAAGCTGAGCGTGCTGCAGACGCAGACCGTGGCCACCCGCATCGGCATCGTGCAAACGTTGTGCGCCAGCCTGATAGGCCCCGGCCGCTTCCAGCCGGTGGAGACTTACCTGGCCGGTGCCGACCTGGCTGGTACGCGCAATGTGGAGCCGGACTGGCAGCGGATGGACTACGCCGACCTGGTGCGCGTCGAGAGCGAAGGCAGCGGCAGTTTCGGCCATGCGGTCAGCACGCGTCTGGCGCAGTTGCGTACGCAGAATGCGGGGCGTAGCGCTGCAGAGGCGGTGCAGGTTTTCACTGAAGTTCTCGGCGCCGCAGTGCGCGGCGATGGGGACGCGCTCATCTGGACTTCGCCGGCCACGTTGAGTGAGTTCCTCACCCGGCCCGTGGCTCAGCCTGTATCGGCCGAGCACGCTGGCTGGCTGGCTTGCCTGCTGTGGCTGGAAGAAGCCGGCGGCGCCCTGCGATGCGTGCGTGAAGGCGACACCATCGTCTGCCGCGCCGGCACACGCGCTGCCAGTTTTGCGACCGACCGCCTGGCGCTCTGGATCGAACGGTTCTCGGAGCGGGCGTTCGATTAG
- a CDS encoding dihydrofolate reductase family protein: protein MTRVRVNGFTISLDGYGAGPNQDIDNPLGIGGTDLHHWLIPTRTFQRSLFGKDGGTTGVDDDFAARGFENVGAWILGRNMFSPDRGPWPDMSWKGWWGDNPPYHVPVFIMTHHARPPIEMEGGTTFHFVTGGVRETLERAREAAGGMDVRIGGGPNTIQQYLRESLIDELHIAIAPVLLGQGERLFEGVDLRALGYECVEFAASEKATHVVLRRQGRADA from the coding sequence ATGACACGAGTTCGCGTGAACGGCTTCACCATCTCGCTCGATGGCTACGGAGCAGGCCCAAACCAGGACATCGACAATCCGCTCGGCATCGGCGGAACGGATCTACACCACTGGTTGATTCCAACACGCACGTTCCAGCGGTCCTTGTTCGGCAAGGACGGCGGCACGACCGGGGTTGACGACGACTTCGCCGCTCGTGGTTTTGAGAATGTCGGGGCCTGGATTCTCGGGAGGAACATGTTCAGCCCCGATCGCGGGCCTTGGCCGGACATGAGCTGGAAAGGCTGGTGGGGGGACAATCCACCGTATCACGTTCCGGTCTTCATCATGACGCATCATGCGCGTCCACCCATCGAGATGGAAGGCGGCACGACATTCCATTTCGTCACGGGCGGTGTTCGGGAAACGCTTGAAAGGGCACGCGAGGCGGCCGGTGGAATGGACGTGCGCATCGGCGGCGGACCGAACACCATCCAGCAGTATCTTCGCGAGAGCCTCATCGATGAACTGCACATTGCTATCGCACCGGTCCTGCTCGGTCAAGGAGAACGGCTGTTCGAAGGGGTTGACTTGCGGGCTCTGGGATACGAATGCGTCGAATTCGCAGCATCGGAGAAGGCCACGCACGTCGTCCTACGGCGCCAGGGGCGCGCGGACGCCTAA
- a CDS encoding DUF1254 domain-containing protein: protein MSMKPLRAVACAMVIVALPNVHAQTMKTAPIRVTVDNFPRSESDRYFSLTVKRGGFGKFFHGREFVPVGSKTVVRPNRDTLYSSAVFDLDAGPVTVTLPDAGTRYMSLAVFDEDGHVFGVYHGGASHTFNRKDIGTRYVLLGVRTLVDPDKSDDAKQAWTLQDAIRVEQPNGPGRFEVPGWDTASQDTIRKLLIALGTTIPDSRRMFGTAAEVDPVRHLIGSAIAWGGIPEKDAYYQLVTPERNDGTTAYRLDMSNVPVDAFWSVTVYDAAGDLHPNPDNAYSINSLTAKKSPGGSTTIRFGDCTPGATNCIAIMPGWNYMVRFYRPRIEILDGKWTLPEAKPIS from the coding sequence ATGTCCATGAAACCATTGCGTGCAGTCGCTTGTGCCATGGTGATTGTGGCTCTGCCGAATGTTCACGCGCAGACCATGAAGACCGCCCCCATCCGGGTGACTGTCGACAATTTCCCGCGCAGCGAATCGGACCGCTACTTCAGCCTGACAGTAAAACGCGGCGGCTTCGGCAAGTTCTTCCATGGGCGCGAGTTCGTGCCTGTGGGCAGCAAGACCGTGGTCCGCCCGAACCGCGATACGCTGTACTCGAGCGCGGTATTCGATCTCGATGCCGGGCCAGTCACTGTAACCCTGCCCGACGCCGGCACGCGGTACATGTCGCTCGCAGTGTTTGACGAAGACGGCCACGTCTTCGGCGTGTATCACGGCGGCGCCAGCCACACATTCAACAGAAAAGACATCGGGACCCGCTACGTCCTGCTGGGTGTCCGTACGCTGGTCGATCCCGACAAGTCCGACGACGCGAAGCAGGCATGGACACTGCAAGACGCCATCCGGGTTGAGCAGCCCAATGGCCCGGGTCGCTTCGAGGTTCCTGGCTGGGACACCGCGAGTCAGGACACTATCCGCAAACTGCTGATCGCCCTCGGTACGACCATTCCTGATTCCCGGCGGATGTTCGGCACGGCCGCCGAAGTCGACCCGGTGCGACACCTGATCGGAAGCGCCATTGCATGGGGTGGGATTCCGGAAAAGGATGCGTACTACCAGCTTGTCACGCCGGAACGAAACGACGGCACGACGGCTTATCGTCTCGACATGTCGAATGTGCCGGTGGACGCCTTCTGGTCGGTCACCGTGTATGACGCAGCCGGCGACCTGCACCCGAACCCGGACAACGCATACTCCATCAATAGCCTGACCGCAAAAAAATCGCCGGGCGGTTCGACGACCATTCGCTTCGGCGATTGCACGCCTGGCGCAACCAATTGCATCGCCATCATGCCGGGCTGGAACTATATGGTCCGCTTCTATCGTCCTCGAATTGAAATTCTCGATGGGAAGTGGACGCTGCCGGAGGCAAAGCCCATCTCGTAG